Genomic DNA from Moorella sp. E308F:
TTAAGGGTACACGAAATAACTCCCCGGGAGGTGGCCGGTGTAGCCGATGCTACTGCCGAGATCCGCCGGGCCTTAGAGAATCCTATAGGTAACCGGGGGATAGAAGAGCTACGCGGCGCCCAAAAAGTAGTTATTGTCGTCAGCGATCTGACCCGGCCGGTACCCAATGCCGTCATTTTACCGGTCCTGTTGGATAAACTGAACGCTATAGGAATCAGCGATGATCAGATTACCATCCTGGTGGGAGCTGGCCTGCACCGGCCGGCGCCGCCGGAAGAATTTCCCCTCATTGTTGGGCCCGAAGTAGCGGCCAGGATCAAGGTGATCAGCCACGACGCCTGTGCCCCTGGGATCTTGCGCCAGGCCGGCACCTCTTCCCGGGGGACGCCCATCTGGATCAACCGTCACTACCTGGAGGCCGACGGTTGCATCCTTATAGGTATGATTGACCCCCACCAGATCGTCGGGTACAGCGCCGGGGCCAAGTCCCTGGTCATCGGCTGCGGGGGGGAGGCTACTATCCGCGCCAACCATGCCCACCTGGTGGAACCGGAAGCTTCCCTGGGGCGGGTGGAGGGCAACCCGGCCCGGGAGGATATTGATGAAATCGGCGGCCTGGTTGGTATCGACCTGATCATTAACGTGGTCTTGAACAACCATAAAGAAATTGTCCGCGCTGTGGCCGGCCATTATCTGGAAGCCCACCGGGCCGGGGTGGTCGTGGCCCGTGAGGTCAGCGAGGTACCAGTCCCCGAAGTGGCCGACCTGGCCATTGTTTCCCCAGGCGGCTTTCCCAAGGATATCAACCTCTATCAGGCCCAGAAGGGCCTCTATCATGCCACGCCGGTAGTAAGAGAGGGAGGGATAATTATCCTCTGCGCCGAGTGCCGGGAAGGAGCCGGGGAAGATCGCTTTATTGCCGGCATGCGGGCCGGTAACACGCCGGCAGCAGTAATGGAATCCTTCCGTAGCCGGGAATTTCAGATGGGGTTTCATAAAGCCTTTCTCTGGTGCCGCTCCCTGGTCCATGCCCGGGTAATCCTTGTAAGCAGCGGGGTTGACGACGAGCTGGCCCGGGTAATGATGGTCCGTAAAGCGCCGGATCTTCAGGCGGCCATTGACCTGGCCCTGCAGGAGCTTCCAGGAGCCAGGGTAGCTGCCGTACTGCCCAAGGCCAATTCGACGATACCGGTGCTTTAATTGCTAGGTGGGAAGTGAGAATTGGGTAAAAACCGGAGGGTTGGAGATAAATTGATGATTGAAGTATGGGTAAACGGTAAACAACTCCAGGTTGATAGAGGTACTACTGTCACCGGCCTGCTGGCCCGGGAAGGCCTGCTGACTCCAATTGCCACCGTAGCGGTCAACGATAAGCTGTTACCGCGGCAAGATTGGGATTACCGCCTCCAGGATGGCGACAGGTTGGAAGTTATCAATCTAATGGAGGGCGGTTAAGGAGGAAAAGGCCGTCCCGTGGCGAATTAACCTGGGAGTACCTTATGAGAAAAAGGAGAATCCCCATGCCTTTACCTGGTAACTTCTGGGCGGCCGCTATAGGCAGCTTGCCCTATC
This window encodes:
- the larA gene encoding nickel-dependent lactate racemase, yielding LRVHEITPREVAGVADATAEIRRALENPIGNRGIEELRGAQKVVIVVSDLTRPVPNAVILPVLLDKLNAIGISDDQITILVGAGLHRPAPPEEFPLIVGPEVAARIKVISHDACAPGILRQAGTSSRGTPIWINRHYLEADGCILIGMIDPHQIVGYSAGAKSLVIGCGGEATIRANHAHLVEPEASLGRVEGNPAREDIDEIGGLVGIDLIINVVLNNHKEIVRAVAGHYLEAHRAGVVVAREVSEVPVPEVADLAIVSPGGFPKDINLYQAQKGLYHATPVVREGGIIILCAECREGAGEDRFIAGMRAGNTPAAVMESFRSREFQMGFHKAFLWCRSLVHARVILVSSGVDDELARVMMVRKAPDLQAAIDLALQELPGARVAAVLPKANSTIPVL
- the thiS gene encoding sulfur carrier protein ThiS, which codes for MIEVWVNGKQLQVDRGTTVTGLLAREGLLTPIATVAVNDKLLPRQDWDYRLQDGDRLEVINLMEGG